Proteins encoded together in one Lathyrus oleraceus cultivar Zhongwan6 chromosome 5, CAAS_Psat_ZW6_1.0, whole genome shotgun sequence window:
- the LOC127078801 gene encoding uncharacterized protein LOC127078801 — protein sequence MKIFLTLNKIAHVLTEDIPVAPSGSPKQTNGKNFADSDGIAKTDESASNLQLRKEIGLWHESDSLCKNQILNSLADYLYDYYSNFKTTKQVWEALQKKYDIEEACAKKYVVSRYLNYNMVDERSVEAQSHEIQKISHEIITEGMPIDEQFQIAFIIVKLPPGWKEFEILIMSKTKEFTIESLMTRLRIEEEARIQDKKDEVLVISNNNKRFNAVLKPTTIL from the coding sequence ATGAAAATTTTCTTAACTTTAAATAAGATTGCCCACGTTCTGACTGAGGATATCCCTGTTGCTCCTTCTGGATCACCCAAACAAACTAATGGTAAGAACTTTGCAGATTCAGATGGAATTGCTAAAACGGATGAATCTGCGAGTAATTTACAACTCAGGAAAGAAATCGGCTTATGGCATGAGAGTGACTCTCTCTGCAAAAATCAAATTTTGAACAGTCTTGCTGACTATTTGTACGATTACTATAGTAATTTTAAGACTACTAAACAGGTATGGGAGGCTTTGCAGAAGAAATATGATATTGAAGAAGCATGTGCAAAGAAATATGTTGTTAGTCGCTACTTAAACTATAATATGGTGGATGAAAGGTCTGTGGAAGCTCAAAGCCACGAAATTCAAAAAATTTCTCATGAAATCATAACTGAAGGTATGCCCATCGATGAACAATTTCAGATTGCTTTTATAATTGTTAAATTGCCCCCTGGTTGGAAAGAGTTCGAAATTTTGATTATGTCAAAAACAAAAGAGTTTACAATCGAGAGTCTGATGACTCGTCTCCGAATTGAAGAGGAGGCTAGGATACAAGATAAAAAAGATGAAGTCTTAGTTATTTCTAACAACAACAAGAGATTCAATGCGGTTCTAAAGCCCACCACAATACTGTGA